In one window of Rhizobium oryzihabitans DNA:
- the rsmA gene encoding 16S rRNA (adenine(1518)-N(6)/adenine(1519)-N(6))-dimethyltransferase RsmA, protein MAAIDGLPPLRDVIQRHGLDAKKSLGQNFLFDLNLTQKIARTAGPLDGVTVIEVGPGPGGLTRAILSLGAKKVIAVERDSRCLPALAEIEAHYPGRLEVIEGDALKTDFEALIPPGEPVRIIANLPYNVGTQLLVNWLLPKQWPPFWLSMTLMFQKEVGQRIVAEEGDNHYGRLGVLTGWRTVSEMAFDVPPQAFSPPPKVTSTVVHLLPKEKPLPCDVAKLEKVTEAAFGQRRKMLRQSLKSLGGETLLEKAGIDATRRAETLSVEEFVTLANSL, encoded by the coding sequence ATGGCCGCGATAGACGGACTGCCGCCGCTGCGCGATGTCATCCAGCGGCATGGGCTCGACGCAAAGAAATCGCTTGGGCAGAACTTCCTGTTCGATCTCAACCTCACCCAGAAAATCGCCAGAACGGCAGGGCCGCTCGACGGCGTGACGGTGATCGAGGTCGGCCCCGGTCCCGGTGGCCTCACCCGCGCCATTCTCTCGCTTGGCGCCAAAAAAGTCATCGCGGTTGAGCGCGACAGCCGCTGCCTGCCGGCGCTGGCGGAAATCGAAGCGCATTATCCGGGACGTCTCGAGGTCATCGAGGGCGATGCTCTCAAGACCGATTTCGAGGCACTGATTCCTCCCGGCGAACCTGTCAGGATCATCGCCAACCTGCCTTACAATGTCGGCACGCAATTGCTGGTCAACTGGCTTCTGCCGAAACAATGGCCGCCCTTCTGGCTCTCGATGACGCTGATGTTCCAGAAGGAAGTCGGCCAGCGCATCGTGGCGGAAGAAGGCGACAATCATTATGGTCGCCTAGGTGTTCTCACCGGCTGGCGCACGGTCTCGGAAATGGCCTTCGACGTTCCGCCGCAGGCCTTCAGCCCGCCACCAAAGGTGACCTCCACCGTCGTGCACCTGCTGCCGAAGGAAAAGCCGCTGCCCTGCGATGTCGCCAAGCTTGAGAAGGTAACGGAGGCCGCCTTCGGCCAGCGCCGCAAGATGCTGCGCCAGAGCCTGAAAAGCCTCGGTGGCGAGACACTGCTGGAAAAGGCGGGTATCGATGCGACCCGGCGAGCGGAAACGCTGTCTGTTGAGGAATTCGTGACATTGGCGAATAGCCTGTGA